A single genomic interval of Helianthus annuus cultivar XRQ/B chromosome 6, HanXRQr2.0-SUNRISE, whole genome shotgun sequence harbors:
- the LOC110944882 gene encoding uncharacterized protein LOC110944882, with amino-acid sequence MAGALDEYLQMSERTTRECLYRFCENMVKLYCKKIFAETKRNCPNAWRGQYTRGDHGHPTLILEAVASQDLWIWHAFFGLSGSLDDLNVLYQSAIFSDVVNGTGPDTSFSVSGVEYRREYYLADRIYPSYSTIVKTIAYPEDEKRKKFAKRQEAARKDIER; translated from the exons ATGGCCGGCGCTTTAGACGAGTACTTACAGATGTCGGAAAGAACTACGCGGGAATGTTTGTATCGGTTTTGCGAAAATATGGTGAAATTGTATTGCAAAAAAATATTTGCGGAAACCAAACGC AACTGCCCGAATGCGTGGCGAGGCCAATATACGCGAGGCGACCACGGTCATCCAACCTTAATACTTGAGGCCGTGGCAtctcaagatttgtggatctGGCATGCTTTCTTTGGTCTCTCCGGTTCACTTGACGACCTCAACGTGCTTTACCAATCGGCGATCTTTAGCGATGTCGTTAATGGAACCGGTCCGGACACCAGTTTTTCAGTTTCTGGGGTTGAGTATAGACGCGAGTATTATCTTGCTGACAGAATATATCCGTCTTACTCTACAATTGTCAAGACTATTGCATATCCCGAGGacgaaaaaaggaaaaaattcgCCAAGCGTCAAGAAGCTGCAAGAAAAGACATTGAAcgttga
- the LOC110864082 gene encoding non-specific lipid-transfer protein 1, translating to MARAELVGKVAVVVAVVFYCLVVVAPYVVEGALTCEQVVSDLAPCGTYLINGGTVSTDCCNGVKSLNGAATTTDDRQTVCKCTEQTATTLPGVKIENVRSLPGKCGLNIDFDISLDTDCSKVH from the exons ATGGCTAGAGCAGAACTCGTTGGTAAGGTGGCAGTAGTGGTGGCAGTGGTCTTCTACTGCCTAGTGGTGGTTGCACCATATGTGGTGGAAGGTGCACTTACATGTGAGCAGGTGGTTAGTGACCTCGCGCCCTGTGGAACCTACCTAATCAACGGAGGCACGGTATCAACAGATTGTTGTAACGGTGTTAAGTCACTAAATGGTGCCGCTACTACCACGGATGACCGTCAGACGGTTTGCAAATGCACTGAACAAACCGCCACAACGCTCCCTGGAGTTAAAATTGAAAATGTTCGAAGCCTTCCTGGCAAATGCGGCCTCAACATTGATTTTGACATCAGTCTTGATACCGATTGCTCAAA GGTGCATTGA
- the LOC110944881 gene encoding uncharacterized protein LOC110944881 has translation MDAGGAEVPSTPPVKVVPESTVQKEGTAENAAAQIFDTVDSSNNLISPNEGDDLSLRFTATGRQHSDAEPQKTGDEARQHDAGPQKSAVDKGTSSSADGAGYDGPPIQPGESELEYYYRTYSQDRGTLYHRPPWTVLQGDDIANDPAACREILGGLGTPFEVERASTAPRELRINQLSTMLVGTSIVANAILEDYKVLGRREEDAARMRAEAEKLVQAARAGAEQLEKDKAAFEKQKQTSEWAAAAQLKQVRSLAKLLADERKRWEEISSNERKKWNESWAKQNNLLFHTRQELANAKAANVALGNEKAAAEAASAKALQAKDEALKALEEAKVAGARASKALEEAAEKESRSSKALEELNAERIRLDKVVSSLQAEVQARGVAVTDLTARVSAAEQRADAAVEAKDALVSSFNQLEADREWLRTHGIARIVEAIMNAPETSSGLDLVKERARDAGFKAGFNRCIGHINVLSAGGYTDQASGFRDVDTEGRLKAAVASFYDTPLACVGELDECLEVADYVDRLRMLYPDNRNFM, from the exons ATGGATGCGGGTGGAGCGGAGGTGCCATCGACTCCTCCCGTCAAGGTGGTACCTGAGTCAACCGTGCAgaaggagggtaccgcagagaatgcTGCGGCCCAGATATTTGATACTGTCGACTCGTCCAACAacctgatctctcccaatgagggagacGATTTGAGTTTGCGGTTCACTGCTACCGGGAGGCAACATTCTGATGCTGAACCGCAAAAAACTGGCGATGAAGCGCGGCAGCACGATGCTGGGCCGCAGAAGTCTGCGGTTGATAAGGGTACCAGTTCGTCGGCCGATGGTGCGGGGtatgacgggcctccaattcagcctggggagtctgaattggagtattactaccgcacctacTCCCAGGATCGCGGTACGCTATAccatcgacccccctggactgtattGCAGGGGGATGACATTGCTAACGACCCTGCGGCCTGCAGGGAGATCCTGGGCGGTCTTGGGACCCCCTTTGAAGTTGAGCGGGCTAGTACCGCACCGCGggagctgcgtataaaccagctctcgaccatgttggtagggacttccattgtggctaatgccattttggaagattataaggtgctgggccgccgcgaggaagaTGCTGCTCGCATGCGGGCAGAAGCGGAAAAGCTGGTCCAGGCTGCCCgcgcgggtgcggagcagcttgagaaggataaagctgcttttgagaagcagaagcagacttcGGAATGGGCTGCCGCTGCCCAGCTAAAACAGGTGCGTTCCCTTGCTAAACTCCTTGCTGATGAGCGTAAGCGTTGGGAGGAAATTTCATCCaacgagcgcaagaagtggaacgagtcttgggctaagcagaacaaTCTTCTGTTTCATACTCGGCAGGAGCTAGCAAATGCCAAGGCGGCAAATGTTGCCTTGGGCAATGAAAAAGCTGCGGCTGAGGCCGCATCAGCTAAAGCGCTGCAGGCAAAGGATGAGGCCTTGAAGGCGCTGGAAGAGGCCAAAGTGgccggggctcgtgcctcaaaggcccttgaagaggccgcgGAGAAAGAGAGCCGTTCTTCCAAGGCTCTGGAAGAGctgaatgcggagcgcattcgtttggataaggttgtttccagccttcag gctgaggtGCAGGCGCGGGGGGTCGCGGTTACGGACCTTACTGCCCGTGTGTCTGCTGCGGAGCAGCGGGCTGACGCTgctgttgaggccaaggatgccttggtgtcctcttttaaccaactggaagctgaccgtgagtggttgcggactcacggcatcgcgcgt attgtcgaggccataatgaatgcccctgagacctcatcaggtttggacctggttaaggaacgtgcgcgTGATGCGGGCTTCAAGGCTGGTtttaaccgctgcattgggcacaTCAATGTActatccgcaggcggttataccgatcaggcatccgggttccggGATGTAGATACCGAGggtcgtctgaaagcggccgtagcctccttttatgacacgccccttgcctgtgtaggggagctggacgagtgcttggaggttgcggactatgttgaccgcttaCGGATGCTCTACCctgat aataggaactttatgtaa